A portion of the Nitrospirota bacterium genome contains these proteins:
- a CDS encoding ketoacyl-ACP synthase III: protein MNQKYSQIVGTGSYLPQKVMTNADLERIIDTSDEWIRERTGIRERRIADDKEAASDLAVEAAKKALQAAGIGPEEIDLILVATLSPDMAFPSTACMVQSVIGARKAFAFDLSAACSGFIYALSVADQYLKSGRYRYALVIGSEVISRVLDWKDRSTCIIFGDGAGAVVLKAIDSKRGILSTHLHSDGQYWDLLYVPGGGSRLPFTETVLAERQNFLKMKGSETFKIAVRNLEEVAWEALNDLHLSIENIALMIPHQANIRIIRALADRLKLPEERVVVNIDRIGNTSAASIPIALDEAVRSNRIQEGDFLLLIAFGAGLTWGASVIKW, encoded by the coding sequence ATGAATCAAAAATATTCCCAGATTGTGGGTACGGGATCGTACCTTCCTCAAAAGGTGATGACGAACGCTGATCTTGAACGGATCATCGATACTTCCGATGAGTGGATTAGGGAACGAACCGGGATTAGAGAGAGACGAATTGCGGACGATAAAGAGGCCGCTTCTGATCTGGCGGTGGAGGCGGCAAAGAAGGCATTGCAGGCGGCCGGCATTGGACCCGAAGAGATTGACCTGATTTTGGTTGCGACCTTGTCGCCCGACATGGCCTTTCCTTCCACGGCCTGTATGGTACAGTCCGTGATTGGCGCACGCAAGGCGTTTGCCTTTGATCTTTCGGCCGCCTGTTCAGGTTTCATTTACGCCCTTTCCGTTGCGGATCAATACCTGAAGTCAGGTCGGTATCGTTATGCGTTGGTGATTGGGTCGGAAGTGATATCCAGAGTGCTCGACTGGAAAGACAGGAGCACCTGCATCATTTTTGGCGATGGAGCCGGGGCGGTCGTCCTGAAAGCAATAGATTCGAAGAGAGGAATCCTTTCCACCCATCTTCATTCCGACGGTCAGTATTGGGATCTTCTTTATGTTCCAGGGGGAGGATCGAGACTCCCTTTTACCGAAACAGTTCTGGCAGAGCGCCAAAACTTTTTAAAAATGAAGGGGAGTGAAACGTTTAAGATTGCTGTGCGAAATCTTGAAGAGGTCGCCTGGGAAGCGCTAAACGATCTCCATCTCTCAATTGAAAATATTGCCCTGATGATTCCTCATCAGGCCAATATCCGGATCATCAGAGCCCTTGCAGACAGGTTGAAACTTCCGGAGGAAAGAGTTGTGGTTAATATAGACCGGATCGGCAATACTTCGGCGGCATCGATACCGATTGCCCTGGATGAAGCGGTTCGGTCCAATCGGATCCAAGAAGGGGATTTTCTGCTATTAATCGCTTTCGGAGCCGGATTGACCTGGGGTGCATCGGTCATAAAATGGTAG
- the plsX gene encoding phosphate acyltransferase PlsX, giving the protein MKIALDAMGGDFSPSAEIEGGVSACREWGIELVLVGDETRISAELKKHSVENLPISILHAEQIVTMEDAPSMVIRKKRNSSIWKATELVEQGKASAVVSAGNTGASMAAAIFILKPLKGIDRPAIAAIFPTLKEPMIIIDVGANVDCKPKHLFQFAVMGHVYSKRVFAIQKPKIGLLSNGEEDTKGNDLTKETFKLLKTHLSDFRGNIEGKDIFKGDTDVVVCDGFVGNVVLKTSEGLSEAMFKLLRAEINRSSILGKLGYPLLKSSFSRFKKRVDYSEYGGAPLLGVNGICMICHGRSTPKAIKNALGRAYHLVKQEVNAYIQREIESTLTLESGPK; this is encoded by the coding sequence ATAAAAATTGCGCTGGATGCGATGGGTGGCGATTTTTCACCCTCGGCCGAAATTGAAGGAGGAGTTTCCGCATGCAGGGAATGGGGAATTGAACTCGTCCTGGTAGGGGACGAGACGAGAATTTCGGCAGAATTAAAAAAGCATTCAGTTGAAAATCTTCCCATTTCGATTCTTCATGCCGAGCAGATTGTGACCATGGAAGACGCTCCTTCTATGGTGATCCGAAAAAAAAGAAACTCTTCCATCTGGAAGGCGACAGAACTGGTAGAACAGGGAAAAGCATCCGCGGTTGTCAGCGCTGGAAACACCGGTGCATCCATGGCTGCCGCGATTTTCATTCTCAAGCCTTTAAAAGGGATAGATCGTCCCGCCATTGCGGCAATTTTTCCGACCTTAAAAGAGCCCATGATCATTATCGATGTCGGGGCCAATGTGGATTGTAAGCCGAAGCATCTTTTCCAGTTTGCCGTGATGGGACATGTTTACTCAAAACGGGTCTTCGCTATTCAAAAACCAAAGATCGGGCTCTTGAGCAATGGGGAGGAAGATACCAAGGGAAACGATTTGACGAAGGAGACTTTTAAACTTTTAAAAACCCATCTTTCCGATTTCCGTGGAAATATTGAAGGAAAAGATATCTTTAAAGGTGACACTGACGTCGTGGTTTGTGACGGTTTTGTGGGGAATGTCGTTCTGAAGACCAGCGAAGGACTTTCGGAAGCCATGTTTAAACTCCTCCGGGCAGAAATCAACAGATCTTCTATACTAGGAAAGCTCGGATATCCGCTGTTGAAGTCAAGTTTTTCCCGATTTAAAAAACGGGTCGATTATTCCGAATACGGAGGAGCACCCCTGCTCGGGGTCAACGGGATCTGTATGATTTGCCATGGTCGGTCAACGCCCAAAGCGATTAAAAATGCCCTGGGCCGTGCCTACCATCTTGTTAAACAGGAGGTCAACGCCTATATCCAGCGGGAAATTGAATCTACCCTAACGCTTGAATCCGGACCAAAATGA
- the rpmF gene encoding 50S ribosomal protein L32, with product MPNPKHKISKARRDKRRANKKLSRPNLSVCPQCLEPKLPHNICLNCGTYKGKEMIAIKEV from the coding sequence ATGCCGAATCCAAAACATAAGATATCTAAAGCGAGAAGAGATAAACGGAGAGCAAACAAGAAACTAAGCCGGCCTAATTTGAGCGTCTGCCCCCAATGTCTTGAGCCCAAGCTTCCCCATAATATTTGTCTTAATTGCGGCACCTATAAGGGCAAGGAAATGATTGCCATCAAGGAAGTCTAA
- a CDS encoding DUF177 domain-containing protein, whose protein sequence is MKIDVLSIPDEGKEIDYQEDPLALQLSPELELKGEVRIRGFLYKTGKTIIVKGIIEAEPHLECGRCSSFFFLPLSFEFDQLFVPKSPQRPVFHKTRDEKKGNRHPKTGKSELSEPESGDEEGIDPFNENWYEGSSLSLDEMIREQVLLALPMRPLCTPECKGLCPVCKKNLNLTICDCPKEVEEKFNMMKNLFNQKMKGDKGE, encoded by the coding sequence ATGAAAATAGATGTTTTATCAATACCTGATGAAGGAAAGGAGATCGATTATCAGGAGGATCCTCTCGCGCTTCAACTTTCTCCCGAGCTTGAACTAAAAGGAGAGGTTCGAATACGGGGTTTTCTCTACAAGACTGGGAAAACGATCATCGTAAAAGGAATCATTGAGGCGGAACCGCATCTTGAGTGCGGCCGATGTTCAAGCTTTTTTTTTCTCCCCCTCTCCTTTGAATTTGATCAACTTTTTGTCCCGAAATCTCCCCAGCGACCCGTTTTTCATAAGACCCGGGATGAGAAAAAAGGAAACAGACATCCCAAAACGGGAAAATCTGAACTTTCGGAACCTGAAAGCGGTGACGAAGAAGGGATAGACCCTTTTAATGAGAATTGGTATGAGGGTTCCTCTCTCTCTCTGGATGAAATGATCAGAGAACAGGTTCTTCTGGCGCTTCCCATGAGACCTCTCTGTACGCCTGAGTGCAAGGGACTCTGTCCGGTGTGCAAGAAAAATCTAAATCTGACGATCTGCGACTGTCCCAAAGAGGTTGAGGAAAAGTTTAATATGATGAAAAATCTATTCAATCAGAAAATGAAAGGCGATAAAGGAGAATAA
- a CDS encoding cupin domain-containing protein, with the protein MPFKNLKEAASFSAEKMKKNKVFETSRLNCDLYCFEPGQEQKVHSHDDQDKIYLVIEGTGTFKVGSEEKILSKDMVILAEGGVDHGVKNNGTGPLTLFVLVAPAGHHAPHAQGHGHHH; encoded by the coding sequence ATGCCATTTAAAAATCTCAAAGAAGCGGCCTCATTCTCAGCTGAAAAAATGAAAAAAAACAAGGTGTTTGAAACTTCCCGCCTGAACTGCGACCTTTACTGTTTTGAACCGGGCCAGGAGCAGAAAGTTCATAGTCATGACGATCAGGACAAGATATATCTTGTGATTGAAGGGACAGGGACTTTCAAAGTCGGGAGTGAAGAAAAGATATTGTCAAAAGATATGGTCATCCTGGCAGAAGGAGGCGTGGACCACGGGGTTAAAAATAACGGAACAGGTCCTCTGACACTCTTTGTCCTGGTCGCACCGGCCGGTCACCATGCTCCTCACGCTCAGGGTCACGGGCATCACCATTAG
- a CDS encoding MTH1187 family thiamine-binding protein has product MVLLEFSMSPLDKGESVGEYVSRSLKIIDESGVDYRLNPMGTVLEGEWDEVFGVVKKCYQEMSKECNRISTIIKVDFRKGKTGRLEGKIKSVEQRLNKKLKT; this is encoded by the coding sequence ATGGTTCTTTTGGAGTTTAGTATGTCTCCACTTGATAAAGGGGAAAGCGTTGGAGAATATGTTTCTCGTTCACTTAAAATAATCGATGAGAGTGGCGTGGATTACCGCTTAAATCCGATGGGAACGGTGCTCGAAGGAGAATGGGATGAAGTATTTGGCGTAGTTAAAAAGTGTTATCAGGAGATGTCCAAGGAATGTAACCGGATTTCAACAATCATTAAAGTCGACTTCCGAAAGGGAAAAACAGGGAGGCTCGAAGGAAAAATAAAGAGTGTCGAGCAGCGGTTAAATAAAAAATTAAAAACTTAA